The Pimelobacter simplex genomic sequence TGGCGGTGACGATCTCGTCGGCATGGGTCTCGAGGATCGCCCGCTCGGCGGTGAAGGGGTAGTACTCCGGGAGCCGGGTGATCTGGTCGAAGAGCGCGGAGCCGTGGTCGTCGTACAGCCAGCGCGGCGGGAGGGTGCGCGGGTGCCGGGTCAGCCCCCGTCGTACGTCGTCGGCGAGGCTGCCGCTGGCCCAGTCGGGCTCGAGCAGCACGGTCACCTCGGGCTCGCGGCGGCTCATGCGGCCACCCCGCCGTCGGCGAGCCGGACACCGCTCAGCGCCCACCGCGCCCCCGGTGGGAAGAAGTTGCGGTAGCTGGCGCGCGCATGGCCCGGCGGGGTCAGCGCGCAGCCGCCGCGCAGCACCATCTGGTTGGACATGAACTTGCCGTTGTACTCGCCGATCGCGCCCGCCGCGGGGTGGAAGCCGGGGTAGGGCAGGTAGGCCGACGACGTCCACTCCCAGCAGTCGCCGTAGACCTGGCGCAGCCGTCCGGTGCTGGGTCCGGCGGCGCGGGGGTGGTAGGTCGCGGTGTCGGCGAGGTTGCCCTCGACCGCGGCCGCGGCGTCCTCGTCGCGGTGGACGGCGTGCTCCCACTCGGCCTCGGTCGGCAGCCGCTTGCCGGCCCAGGTGGCGTAGGCGTCGGCCTCGTAGTGGCTGACGTGGCTCACCGGGAGACCGGGATCGACGGGAAACGTGCCGTGCAGCGTGTGCTCGAACCACGTCCCGTCGACCTCGGCCCAGTAGAAGGGCGCCTGCCAGCCGTGGGTCTTGACCTGCGCCCAGCCGTCGGAGAGCCACAGCTCGGGACGCCGGTAGCCGCCGTCGGCCATGAACGCGCGCCACTCGCCGTTGGTGACGAGCCGGTCGGCGAGCCGGAAGGGCTCGAGCCAGACCTGGTGCGGCGGCAGCTCGTTGTCGAAGGAGAACCCGGCGCCGCGGTGCCCGATCTCGACCAGACCGCCCTCGACCTCGACCCAGCCGAGCCGGTCGGGCTCGCTGCTGGGCGCGGGTGCGCCGGCGTAGGCCGGGCGGAGGGGGTTGAGCGAGAGCACGTGCTTGATGTCCATGAGGAGCAGCTCCTGGTGCTGCTGCTCGTGGTGGAAGCCGAGCTCGATCGTGCCGGCCAGCTTGTCGATGCTGCCCTGGTCGAGGCGGGCGACCAGGTCGCGCATCCGCTCGTCGACGTTGCCGCGGTAGAGGCCGACGTCGTGGGCCCCCGGCCGGCTGATCACGCCGCGCTCGGCGCGGTTGTAGCGCGGCCCGACGGCCTCGTAGTAGCTGTTGAACAGGAACCAGTACTGGTCCTGGTACGGCGCGAATCCGCTCTCGTTGTCGGCCAGCACGAACGTCTCGAAGAACCACGTGACGTGCGCCCGGTGCCACTTTGTCGGCGACACGTCGGGCATCGACTGGACCGTCTGGTCCTCCGGCGAGAGCGGCGCGGCCAGCCGTTCGGTGTGTCCGCGCACCTCGTCGTACCGGGTCAGGAGAGCATCTGCCGTCCACTGGGTAACGGTCATGGTTTCGACAGTAGGCCTGCCCACCGACAATGCCCAGGGGGTCGGGTCAGGCGTCAGGAGATGTTCACGAGCCCGCTGCGGTAGGCGACGACGACGGCCTGCGCGCGGTCGCGGGCGCCGACCTTGGCCAGGATCCGCTTCACGTGGGTCTGCACCGTCGACTCGGCGAGGGTCAGCGTCGCGGCGATCTCCCGGTTCGACAGACCCTCTCCGACGAGCGCGAGGACCTCGACCTCGCGCTCGGTCAACGCCGCCAGCACCGCCGCCCGCGCGCCGTCGTCCCCGGCCGGGCGCGGCGCGCTGTCGAGCGAGCGGGCGATGACGGCGCGGGTGACCGCCGGGTCGAGGAGCGACTCACCCCGGGCGACCGTGCGGACTGCCTCGAGGAGCCGCTCGGGCGCGACCCGCTTGAGCAGGAAGCCGGACGCTCCGGCCCGCAGTGCCCGGGCGACGTACTCGTCGTCGGGGAAGGTGGTGAGCACCAGGACCCGCGCCGGGCTGCCGCTCGCGACGATCCGGCGGGTGGCCTCGATGCCGTCGACGCCGGGCATCCGGACATCCATCAGGACGACGTCGGGCTCGTGCTCCTGGGTCAGCCGGACGGCGTCGAGCCCGTCGGCCGCCTCACCGACGAGCGCCAGGCCGGGGTCGGTCCCGATGACCACGGCGA encodes the following:
- the egtB gene encoding ergothioneine biosynthesis protein EgtB, with product MTVTQWTADALLTRYDEVRGHTERLAAPLSPEDQTVQSMPDVSPTKWHRAHVTWFFETFVLADNESGFAPYQDQYWFLFNSYYEAVGPRYNRAERGVISRPGAHDVGLYRGNVDERMRDLVARLDQGSIDKLAGTIELGFHHEQQHQELLLMDIKHVLSLNPLRPAYAGAPAPSSEPDRLGWVEVEGGLVEIGHRGAGFSFDNELPPHQVWLEPFRLADRLVTNGEWRAFMADGGYRRPELWLSDGWAQVKTHGWQAPFYWAEVDGTWFEHTLHGTFPVDPGLPVSHVSHYEADAYATWAGKRLPTEAEWEHAVHRDEDAAAAVEGNLADTATYHPRAAGPSTGRLRQVYGDCWEWTSSAYLPYPGFHPAAGAIGEYNGKFMSNQMVLRGGCALTPPGHARASYRNFFPPGARWALSGVRLADGGVAA
- a CDS encoding response regulator; this encodes MTVRVLVADDDALLRAGLAVVIGTDPGLALVGEAADGLDAVRLTQEHEPDVVLMDVRMPGVDGIEATRRIVASGSPARVLVLTTFPDDEYVARALRAGASGFLLKRVAPERLLEAVRTVARGESLLDPAVTRAVIARSLDSAPRPAGDDGARAAVLAALTEREVEVLALVGEGLSNREIAATLTLAESTVQTHVKRILAKVGARDRAQAVVVAYRSGLVNIS